The following proteins are encoded in a genomic region of Brachypodium distachyon strain Bd21 chromosome 1, Brachypodium_distachyon_v3.0, whole genome shotgun sequence:
- the LOC100826320 gene encoding serine/arginine-rich splicing factor SC35 isoform X2 — MSRFGRSGPPPIRDTYSLLVLNITFRTTADDLFPLFDKYGEVVDIYIPRDRRTGDSRGFAFVRYKYEDEAQKAVDRLDGRLVDGREMMVQFAKYGPNAERMYRDDHRGRDSYRRRSRSRDRYERERYSERDYHRRSRSRSSSPDDYKRRGRDRSPSRSRSRSYSPVDDRRRRRDSVSPARKSPSRSPRRTPSSHEGSPVRRNDDQSPHSRSPST; from the exons aTGTCCCGCTTCGGCCGCTCCGGCCCGCCGCCGATCCGCGACACCTACTCGCTCCTCGTCCTCAACATCACCTTCC GTACGACGGCCGACGACCTGTTCCCGCTCTTCGACAAGTACGGCGAGGTCGTCGACATCTACATCCCCAGGGACCGCAG GACTGGCGACTCGCGAGGGTTTGCCTTCGTGAGGTACAAGTATGAAGACGAAGCGCAGAAGGCGGTTGATCGTCTGGACG GGAGGTTGGTAGACGGGAGAGAGATGATGGTGCAGTTTGCCAAGTACGGCCCAAATGCAGAGAGGAT GTACCGGGATGATCATCGGGGCAGAGATTCTTATAGAAGGCGAAGCCGTAGTAGAGATAGATATGAACGTGAAAGGTACAGCGAGAGGGATTATCATCGTCGTAGCAGGAGTCGCAGCTCAAGTCCTGATGATTACAAGAGGCGTGGTAGAGACAG GAGCCCTAGTCGTAGCAGGAGTCGCAGTTACAGTCCTGTTGATGACAGGAGGCGTCGAAGAGACAG TGTGTCACCTGCCCGTAAAAGTCCTAGTCGCTCCCCTCGCAGGACACCATCTTCCCATGAGGGATCTCCTGTCAGGCGCAACGATGACCAGTCTCCACACTCCCGTAGCCCTTCAACATAA
- the LOC100826320 gene encoding serine/arginine-rich splicing factor SC35 isoform X1 gives MSRFGRSGPPPIRDTYSLLVLNITFRTTADDLFPLFDKYGEVVDIYIPRDRRTGDSRGFAFVRYKYEDEAQKAVDRLDGRLVDGREMMVQFAKYGPNAERIQKGRIMETLPRPRGRSRSRSPRRGYRDDHRGRDSYRRRSRSRDRYERERYSERDYHRRSRSRSSSPDDYKRRGRDRSPSRSRSRSYSPVDDRRRRRDSVSPARKSPSRSPRRTPSSHEGSPVRRNDDQSPHSRSPST, from the exons aTGTCCCGCTTCGGCCGCTCCGGCCCGCCGCCGATCCGCGACACCTACTCGCTCCTCGTCCTCAACATCACCTTCC GTACGACGGCCGACGACCTGTTCCCGCTCTTCGACAAGTACGGCGAGGTCGTCGACATCTACATCCCCAGGGACCGCAG GACTGGCGACTCGCGAGGGTTTGCCTTCGTGAGGTACAAGTATGAAGACGAAGCGCAGAAGGCGGTTGATCGTCTGGACG GGAGGTTGGTAGACGGGAGAGAGATGATGGTGCAGTTTGCCAAGTACGGCCCAAATGCAGAGAGGAT TCAGAAAGGGAGAATCATGGAAACACTTCCAAGGCCGAGGGGTCGTTCCAGAAGCCGCAGCCCAAGACGGGG GTACCGGGATGATCATCGGGGCAGAGATTCTTATAGAAGGCGAAGCCGTAGTAGAGATAGATATGAACGTGAAAGGTACAGCGAGAGGGATTATCATCGTCGTAGCAGGAGTCGCAGCTCAAGTCCTGATGATTACAAGAGGCGTGGTAGAGACAG GAGCCCTAGTCGTAGCAGGAGTCGCAGTTACAGTCCTGTTGATGACAGGAGGCGTCGAAGAGACAG TGTGTCACCTGCCCGTAAAAGTCCTAGTCGCTCCCCTCGCAGGACACCATCTTCCCATGAGGGATCTCCTGTCAGGCGCAACGATGACCAGTCTCCACACTCCCGTAGCCCTTCAACATAA